A genomic stretch from Hemibagrus wyckioides isolate EC202008001 linkage group LG02, SWU_Hwy_1.0, whole genome shotgun sequence includes:
- the slc16a2 gene encoding monocarboxylate transporter 8, whose amino-acid sequence MMNPANSSCITESGDGTPEPKHGVLESVERASGKRPPSSVEQGCQVGHAEEEQVHGVDAASPAQFVPPEGGYGWLVAFAATWCNGSIFGIQNSFGILHVMLAQEHEHEDPNDKASQFKVAWVGALAMGMIFFCSPVVSMFTDHFGCRKTAVGGAFVAFLGLLSSSFATTLGLRYFTYGMLFGCGSSFAFQPSLVILGHYFRRRLGLANGVVTATSSLFTIALPVLLKKVVGPLGLSRTFQILSLFMLVQSLLAFSFRPLIPSAGAGSQGPAGDQGSTAGTRWRRGVMKVKKYFNARVFRVATYRVWAFGVATAVLGYMVPYIHLINFVKEQFGETQKEWVLLVCIGASSGVGRLLFGKVGDLIPGVKKIYLQVASFMTLGLMSMMIPQCRVLEGLMVVCVFMGLCDGCFITIMAPIAFELVGPMQASQAIGYLLGLMAVPMTAGPPIAGLLHDHFKDYHVAFYLAGVPPLVGGIVLFFVPLVFRHAHRKQSNTCDPSTHSMLKNCINGDVLPGYTDTETQQELH is encoded by the exons CAGCAGCTGCATCACCGAGAGCGGTGACGGGACGCCCGAGCCCAAGCACGGGGTTTTGGAGTCAGTGGAGCGCGCTTCCGGTAAGCGACCTCCCTCCTCGGTGGAACAGGGATGCCAGGTCGGGCACGCGGAGGAGGAGCAGGTGCACGGGGTTGACGCCGCGAGCCCGGCGCAGTTCGTGCCACCGGAGGGAGGTTACGGCTGGCTCGTGGCGTTCGCCGCTACCTGGTGCAACGGCTCGATTTTTGGTATCCAGAACTCGTTCGGGATTCTGCACGTGATGCTCGCGCAAGAGCATGAGCACGAGGACCCCAACGACAAGGCGTCCCAGTTTAAAGTAG CATGGGTCGGTGCCTTGGCTATGGGGATGATCTTCTTCTGCTCCCCTGTGGTCAGCATGTTCACCGATCACTTTGGGTGCAGGAAGACGGCAGTGGGCGGAGCCTTCGTCGCCTTCTTGGGACTCCTCAGCAGCTCGTTCGCCAC GACGCTGGGACTTCGTTATTTCACTTACGGCATGCTGTTTGGCTGCGGCTCATCTTTCGCATTCCAGCCATCGCTGGTCATCTTGGGGCACTATTTCCGTCGCCGTCTAGGTCTGGCGAACGGTGTGGTGACGGCAACAAGCAGCCTCTTCACCATCGCGCTGCCAGTGCTCCTAAAGAAGGTCGTAGGTCCTCTGGGCCTCTCCAGAACCTTCCAGATCCTCAGCCTCTTCATGCTGGTTCAGTCACTGCTGGCGTTCTCCTTCCGACCACTGATTCCTTCAGCTGGGGCAGGCTCCCAGGGGCCTGCCGGAGATCAGGGATCCACAGCGGGAACTCGGTGGAGGAGGGGTGTGATGAAAGTGAAGAAGTATTTCAACGCCCGTGTGTTCAGGGTGGCTACATACCGAGTGTGGGCTTTCGGAGTGGCCACAGCTGTTCTGGGATACATGGTGCCCTATATTCACTTG ATCAACTTTGTGAAGGAGCAGTTTGGGGAGACGCAGAAGGAGTGGGTGCTGCTGGTGTGCATCGGGGCTTCCTCAGGAGTAGGTCGTCTGCTTTTTGGCAAAGTGGGAGACCTCATTCCTGGAGTCAAAAAAATATACTTGCAG GTGGCCTCGTTCATGACTCTAGGCCTGATGTCGATGATGATCCCGCAGTGCCGTGTGCTTGAGGgcctgatggtggtgtgtgtgttcatgggacTGTGTGATGGCTGCTTCATCACCATAATGGCCCCCATTGCTTTTGAGTTGGTAGGGCCCATGCAGGCCTCGCAAGCCATTGGTTACCTGCTGGGCCTCATGGCTGTTCCAATGACAGCAGGCCCACCAATTGCAG GCCTTCTTCATGATCACTTCAAGGATTACCACGTGGCTTTTTACCTGGCCGGCGTTCCCCCTCTGGTCGGAGGCATAGTCCTGTTCTTTGTGCCGTTGGTCTTCAGGCACGCTCATAGGAAACAAAGCAACACGTGTGACCCGAGCACACACAGCATGCTGAAGAACTGCATCAACGGAGACGTGCTGCCCGGATACACTGACACCGAAACACAACAAGAGCTGCACTGA